The nucleotide window CAGCTCCCCTAAGCTGCTAGGCTTGAGAAGCGAGCAATCGCCTCCCAAGCCTAGTTGGTGTTTGATATCGGTTTTGGCGGCGTGAAGCGCTACCGTGAGAGTGAAGTGAGGCCTTGTGGTTCGACCATGTCGCGAATTAAGCAACCACGTTGGGCAACATACTCCTGTAATGCCTGGTGGTCGTCGCGATCGATGTAGACCTGTTCGGTAATGGCTTTGAGTAGCCAGTGCGCGATTGCTTCATCGCTTAAATCCCGCAGGAAGTAGGCGTGAGATTCGATCAGATTCCAGAGGACGCGCAGTAATGCGCTGTTGTAATTCATGGGGACTCCGTATGCGTCCCACGGGATACTGAGGTAGTGTCCCATGAAGCGCCCAATTTATCGGCATAATACTGATAGAGGAGGATATTAAAGATTGACAGGGAACATGTAGCGTTAAAGTTCCAAATTGTCTAAACAGCGAGCTTTTTAACCAACCTCATCAATTCTAATGCTTCTTTAGATTGTTTTAAGATTTGAGTTACAAAAATTGATTCTCCTCTGGGTGGATCAATTTTGTTGTCCATTGTCAAGGGGCTGTGACCGACCTTGGGTGGTGCTTGCTTCATTTGCTGTGCTTGATATGGAAATTTTGCGGCGGGCTAAAACTTTAAGTAATGCAGCAAGTCGGATGTGAGGGCGTTCGGTAGCGATAGGCGTTCCTGTAAGTCTAGCAAATCGCAAAAATCGCCACGGGAGGTGCGATCGCGGACGATCGCGCGAGCTAAGACAGGTCCAATGCCCGGTAAGGCAATCAGAGATTCGGCGGGGGCAGTATTGAGCGGGATGCGATCAATGTTCGTCAGGCTGTCGGGGTCGTAGAAGCAGAACTGCATAATTAGTTCTAAGGGTTTAAGCCGCTGGACGGATGTGCCCAATGCGGTGGCGACATCTTCGATACAGTAGAAGTGCAAACCGGCTTCAGTAATTTGGGTTAAAAGACGTGCCTGGTGGATTGAAATGCCCGGTAAACGCAACCAGTCATCAACGGTGGCGGTATTCACATCGATCCGAATGCCATGCTCGGCAGCAATTCGTAGTTCCGTCAAGGATTGAAACCGATAGTACGGATCATTCGTGATCTTTTGGCGCAACAGTTGCCACGGCATGATTTTGGGCAGCTGATTCTGAGGGGATTGATTCAGGGCGAGTCGTCCGAGTTGCTCAACACGATCGAGGACCCAATCAACAATGATTCGATTCAACAGTGCCATCAATGCTGCCCCTAAGCCTTACCTATCCGAATATTTTTAACCAATACGATCAATTAACCGCCGCCGTTTTTGTTCAAACTCATACTCGGAAATCAAACCGTCTTGCCGGAGCTGATCGAGTTCACGCACGGCATCCGTCACATTTAATACTTTGTTGATCGGTCCGGCGACTGCGGTCTGCATCGCCAGTTGATCGGC belongs to Romeriopsis navalis LEGE 11480 and includes:
- a CDS encoding ComEA family DNA-binding protein, which gives rise to MALLNRIIVDWVLDRVEQLGRLALNQSPQNQLPKIMPWQLLRQKITNDPYYRFQSLTELRIAAEHGIRIDVNTATVDDWLRLPGISIHQARLLTQITEAGLHFYCIEDVATALGTSVQRLKPLELIMQFCFYDPDSLTNIDRIPLNTAPAESLIALPGIGPVLARAIVRDRTSRGDFCDLLDLQERLSLPNALTSDLLHYLKF